The following proteins come from a genomic window of Candidatus Thiodiazotropha sp. CDECU1:
- a CDS encoding uracil-DNA glycosylase — MLEPRRNQYLKAMGLTLWQRRVSVEVGQVDDIPNAGNEAQLAEPATDMLKTDHIEETEHVREVTANEQPDWQALQQSVKGCKACGLRAGCRQTVFGVGDPQADLLVIGEAPGADEDRQGEPFVGRAGQLLNGMLLAMGYKREAVFIANIVKCRPPDNRDPKPEEALHCEPHLLRQIELIKPKVILAVGRIAAQNLLKSDIAVGKLRGRIHSFGQAAIPLVVTYHPAYLLRSPEQKGKAWQDLQLALSVLREDSV; from the coding sequence GCAATCAATATCTGAAAGCGATGGGTCTCACCCTATGGCAACGCCGGGTGAGCGTCGAGGTCGGGCAGGTAGATGACATCCCGAATGCCGGGAACGAGGCCCAGCTGGCCGAGCCTGCAACGGACATGCTTAAAACCGACCACATAGAGGAGACTGAACACGTCAGGGAAGTGACGGCAAACGAGCAACCCGATTGGCAGGCACTGCAGCAAAGTGTCAAGGGATGCAAGGCGTGCGGGCTGCGTGCCGGTTGTAGGCAAACTGTATTCGGTGTCGGCGATCCCCAGGCAGACCTGCTGGTGATCGGTGAAGCCCCCGGTGCCGACGAGGATCGGCAGGGTGAACCCTTCGTCGGTCGAGCCGGTCAGCTGCTGAATGGGATGCTGTTGGCCATGGGCTACAAACGTGAAGCGGTCTTCATCGCCAACATTGTCAAATGCAGGCCCCCCGACAACCGTGATCCTAAGCCCGAGGAGGCCCTCCACTGCGAACCCCATCTGTTAAGACAGATTGAACTGATAAAGCCGAAAGTGATACTCGCTGTAGGACGCATTGCGGCACAAAATCTGCTCAAGTCCGATATTGCCGTGGGTAAGCTGCGGGGGCGGATTCACAGCTTCGGACAAGCGGCTATTCCATTGGTTGTGACCTACCATCCCGCCTATCTATTGAGATCCCCGGAACAGAAAGGCAAGGCCTGGCAGGATCTGCAACTGGCGCTTTCCGTATTACGGGAAGATTCAGTGTGA
- the rimI gene encoding ribosomal protein S18-alanine N-acetyltransferase, which yields MSAQLLDPLLGIRPMQTEDLPQVLTIEESVYPFPWTLGIFHDCLRVGYCCWVLTLDQQVIGYGVMSVVIDESHILNICIDPQWQGKGLGVKLIQRLLKIARQHGAETVYLEVRAGNIAAIGLYEKLGFVEIGQRRGYYPDQNQSREDALLMSLEL from the coding sequence GTGAGTGCCCAGCTACTGGATCCACTGCTAGGCATCCGGCCCATGCAGACAGAGGATCTCCCCCAGGTCCTGACGATCGAGGAGTCGGTCTACCCCTTCCCCTGGACTCTGGGGATCTTTCATGACTGCCTGCGTGTCGGCTACTGCTGCTGGGTGCTGACCCTCGATCAACAGGTGATCGGTTATGGTGTGATGTCTGTGGTGATCGATGAGTCACACATTCTCAACATCTGTATCGATCCCCAGTGGCAAGGCAAGGGGTTAGGCGTGAAGTTGATCCAACGCCTGTTGAAAATAGCCCGTCAACATGGCGCCGAGACAGTCTATCTGGAGGTCAGGGCCGGTAACATAGCTGCAATTGGGCTGTATGAAAAATTGGGTTTTGTGGAGATAGGCCAGAGACGTGGCTACTATCCGGACCAGAATCAATCCCGGGAGGATGCATTGCTGATGTCACTGGAGTTGTAG
- a CDS encoding putative metalloprotease CJM1_0395 family protein, with amino-acid sequence MDLSVGMLSGLGNTASAADRTSVGAKASSSETSPSGGAYADSAATPATRESTTQRPVRESTESSQLTQEEKAEVRELQKRDREVRAHEAAHRAAAGGLASGGSYTYTRGPDGRNYAVGGEVSIRMPSTNSPEQRVRQAETVRRAALAPADPSPQDRQVAAQASAMAAQARSEVQAAQRQQLAENQSKAAGSSSDGEPARDQVAPLEQRAIASFKAVGSMASLHSNPTVIDEMI; translated from the coding sequence ATGGATCTCTCCGTCGGCATGCTATCTGGACTCGGCAATACCGCATCTGCGGCAGATCGAACTTCAGTCGGCGCCAAGGCCTCTAGCAGCGAGACAAGCCCGTCTGGCGGCGCCTATGCAGACTCTGCCGCCACCCCGGCTACCCGTGAAAGCACCACCCAACGACCGGTTCGTGAGAGCACAGAGAGCAGCCAATTAACCCAGGAAGAAAAGGCTGAAGTCAGGGAGTTGCAGAAGAGAGACCGGGAGGTCCGGGCCCATGAGGCCGCCCATCGGGCCGCCGCGGGCGGTTTGGCTTCCGGTGGCAGCTACACCTATACAAGAGGCCCCGATGGCCGTAACTACGCTGTGGGCGGAGAGGTTTCGATCCGCATGCCCTCAACCAACAGCCCGGAACAGCGGGTCAGGCAGGCCGAAACAGTCCGCCGCGCAGCCCTGGCTCCGGCTGACCCGTCTCCCCAGGATCGTCAGGTCGCGGCACAAGCTTCGGCAATGGCAGCACAGGCAAGAAGTGAAGTTCAAGCCGCGCAGCGTCAGCAACTTGCGGAAAACCAAAGTAAGGCGGCTGGCAGTAGCAGTGATGGGGAACCGGCAAGGGATCAAGTCGCCCCGCTTGAGCAGCGGGCCATTGCATCCTTTAAAGCCGTTGGCAGTATGGCCAGCCTGCACAGCAATCCCACTGTTATCGATGAGATGATATAA
- a CDS encoding peptide chain release factor 3, which produces MSELLEQLSRRRTFAIISHPDAGKTTLTEKLLLYGGAIQMAGTVKGRKAARHATSDWMEMEKERGISVTSSVMQFPYRDEIVNLLDTPGHEDFSEDTYRTLTAVDSALMVIDVAKGVEARTIKLMDVCRLRDTPILTFVNKLDREGRDPLEILDEIEEVLKIKCSPVSWPIGMGKRLKGVYDLRSDTTHLFSATHGGKIQVGEIIEGIDNPKLDELIGSQAGELREEIELVRGASHELDLEAYARGELTPVFFGSAINNFGVKELLDAFVEYAPGPLSRTTQQRLVEPSESKFSGFIFKIQANMDPQHRDRVAFLRVCSGSYRKGMKMRQVRIGKTVQISNAITFQADERRHVEEAWPGDIIGLHNHGTIQIGDTFTEGEALKYEGIPYFAPELFRRVVLKDPLKQKALLKGVLQLCEEGATQVFRPLKNNDLILGAVGVLQFDVAVARLKHEYKVEAIVEPVNVVTTRWIACQDEKMLERFKDKAHDNLALDGDDQLVYLAPTRVNLDLAMERWPDIEFLATREL; this is translated from the coding sequence ATGTCCGAACTGCTTGAACAACTCAGCCGGCGACGTACTTTCGCCATCATCTCCCACCCGGATGCGGGTAAAACCACCTTGACGGAGAAACTGCTCCTGTATGGGGGGGCGATCCAGATGGCGGGCACCGTCAAAGGGCGCAAAGCGGCAAGGCATGCCACCTCCGACTGGATGGAGATGGAGAAGGAGCGGGGTATCTCGGTCACCTCGTCGGTGATGCAGTTTCCCTACCGGGATGAGATCGTCAATCTGCTCGACACCCCCGGCCATGAGGATTTTTCGGAGGATACCTACCGTACCCTGACGGCGGTGGATTCCGCATTGATGGTCATCGATGTGGCAAAAGGCGTGGAGGCGCGGACGATTAAATTAATGGATGTATGCCGTCTGCGTGATACCCCGATTCTCACCTTCGTCAATAAACTCGACCGGGAGGGGCGGGATCCCCTGGAGATACTGGATGAGATCGAGGAGGTGCTGAAGATCAAGTGCTCCCCTGTATCCTGGCCGATCGGCATGGGTAAGCGTCTGAAGGGGGTTTACGATCTGCGTAGCGATACCACCCATCTCTTCAGCGCCACCCACGGCGGCAAGATCCAGGTGGGTGAGATCATCGAGGGGATCGACAATCCCAAGCTGGATGAGCTGATCGGCAGCCAGGCCGGGGAGCTGCGTGAGGAGATCGAACTGGTGCGTGGCGCCAGTCATGAACTGGATCTGGAGGCCTATGCCCGGGGTGAATTGACACCGGTGTTTTTCGGCTCGGCAATCAATAACTTCGGTGTCAAAGAGCTGTTGGATGCCTTCGTCGAGTATGCCCCGGGACCCCTGTCCCGCACTACCCAACAGCGCCTGGTAGAGCCGTCCGAGTCAAAGTTCAGCGGCTTTATCTTTAAGATCCAGGCCAACATGGATCCGCAACACCGGGATCGTGTTGCCTTTTTGCGTGTCTGTTCAGGCAGTTATCGCAAAGGCATGAAGATGCGGCAAGTCCGTATCGGCAAAACTGTGCAGATCAGTAATGCCATTACTTTCCAGGCCGATGAACGTCGCCATGTGGAGGAGGCATGGCCGGGAGATATCATCGGTCTGCATAATCATGGCACCATCCAGATCGGTGACACCTTCACTGAAGGTGAAGCGCTGAAATATGAGGGCATCCCCTATTTTGCCCCGGAGCTGTTCCGCCGCGTGGTATTGAAAGATCCGCTCAAGCAGAAGGCGCTGTTGAAAGGGGTGTTGCAGCTGTGCGAAGAGGGCGCCACCCAGGTCTTCAGGCCATTGAAAAACAACGATCTTATTCTGGGTGCGGTGGGTGTGCTGCAGTTCGATGTGGCGGTGGCGCGACTGAAACATGAATATAAGGTCGAGGCAATCGTCGAGCCGGTGAATGTGGTCACCACCCGTTGGATAGCCTGCCAGGATGAAAAAATGCTGGAGCGTTTCAAGGATAAGGCCCATGACAACCTGGCTTTGGATGGGGATGATCAACTCGTCTACCTGGCACCCACCCGGGTGAATCTCGACCTGGCCATGGAGCGTTGGCCCGATATCGAATTTCTAGCCACACGGGAACTATAG
- a CDS encoding acetyltransferase, with amino-acid sequence MFLMQKNSEKLVEVLSLTDLFNPNHPDIIGRFHAGEEMQDAEKFAKDQMKFPSGESLPQCWLDSKYRQH; translated from the coding sequence ATGTTTCTAATGCAGAAAAATAGTGAAAAGCTGGTTGAAGTATTGAGTCTGACAGACCTTTTTAATCCGAATCATCCTGATATCATTGGCCGCTTCCATGCGGGAGAAGAGATGCAGGATGCGGAGAAGTTTGCCAAGGATCAGATGAAATTCCCTTCCGGGGAATCACTCCCTCAATGCTGGTTGGATTCCAAATATCGGCAGCATTGA
- a CDS encoding isoaspartyl peptidase/L-asparaginase family protein, whose product MQETFSLMVHGGAGALDNVKDNKTALRYLESIRTVLEHGREILIRGGNALEVVESCASQLEDDPVFNAGCGSVLNENGKVEMDAAIMDGRDLSAGAVAAVSNIANPVQLARLVMAESEHVMLISEGAMKFAAHCGMPLTPDHYFFTPDRIQQLEQARLQHRIMLDHDDSSEASEEQKYGTIGAVARDLEGNMAAATSTGGIVNKRMGRVGDSPIVGAGVFADNQTCAVSTTGFGEDFMRTVLAKTVSDAMEFLNCDAKGAVEYGIEYLLRKVKGRGGMIVVDHQGNCAADFTTKKMIHGWIEKSGQSNASF is encoded by the coding sequence ATGCAAGAGACCTTCTCGCTGATGGTGCATGGCGGCGCCGGTGCCCTGGACAATGTCAAGGATAATAAAACAGCCCTACGCTATCTGGAGAGCATCCGTACCGTTCTGGAACACGGCCGTGAGATACTCATTCGCGGTGGTAATGCCCTGGAAGTGGTGGAGTCATGCGCATCACAGTTGGAGGACGACCCGGTTTTCAACGCCGGATGCGGTTCCGTTCTCAATGAGAACGGCAAGGTGGAGATGGATGCCGCTATCATGGATGGTCGCGACCTCTCCGCGGGTGCAGTCGCCGCGGTGAGCAATATCGCCAATCCAGTCCAATTGGCGCGTCTGGTGATGGCGGAGAGCGAACATGTGATGTTGATCAGCGAGGGCGCGATGAAGTTTGCCGCCCACTGCGGTATGCCCCTGACGCCGGATCACTATTTTTTCACGCCTGACCGTATTCAACAGCTGGAACAGGCGCGCCTGCAGCACCGAATCATGCTCGACCATGATGACAGCAGTGAGGCCTCCGAAGAGCAGAAGTACGGCACCATCGGTGCCGTCGCCCGGGACCTGGAGGGGAATATGGCTGCTGCCACATCCACCGGGGGCATAGTCAACAAACGCATGGGACGGGTGGGTGATTCACCGATCGTCGGGGCAGGTGTATTTGCCGATAATCAGACCTGCGCGGTATCAACGACCGGATTTGGCGAGGATTTCATGCGCACTGTCCTTGCAAAGACGGTCTCTGATGCCATGGAATTTCTCAACTGTGACGCCAAGGGAGCGGTTGAGTATGGCATCGAATATCTGCTACGCAAGGTCAAAGGCAGGGGTGGTATGATCGTCGTAGACCACCAGGGCAACTGTGCTGCCGACTTTACAACCAAAAAGATGATCCACGGCTGGATAGAAAAATCGGGCCAAAGCAATGCGAGTTTCTGA
- a CDS encoding ATP-grasp domain-containing protein, producing MITKGTQGIHQAKGSVVHQIPARPTNPRVFNHDIMSCTAEGVKGNYLYSGRVLGATEHDDMIQLHPLLKSEWEEITDHYSRIGLHHSHNVIWDISPEYMPVHGGITPSHFFYGDMELKKGGDIGWAKTVEFINSKNNFMSLADELGVPVPKTSCFNSVAEISDEELSTFPFPCYLKAAISVSGVGIYRCEDRDALSLAMSNFAADTPVQLQQEVKTETFLNLQYRITDGECRRLLATEQILEGTAHQGNFYPTPYEPWGIVEPMAEWMAERGFKDILAFDVAVLQQGQKSEYLAIECNPRYNGASYPTLIAMKCGIDEWESCNFSTWHRSLDSLDIRDLEYNPSTGEGVIIVNWGTILVGKVMFMIAGNRTTRQRIKLELQQRLW from the coding sequence ATGATCACAAAGGGAACACAAGGGATTCATCAGGCAAAAGGTAGCGTGGTCCACCAGATTCCGGCCAGACCAACAAATCCTAGGGTCTTCAATCACGATATCATGTCATGCACCGCCGAGGGCGTAAAAGGCAACTACCTCTATTCCGGCAGAGTCCTTGGTGCCACCGAACATGACGATATGATCCAACTTCACCCATTGTTGAAGAGCGAATGGGAAGAGATTACTGATCACTACTCGCGCATCGGTCTGCACCACAGCCACAATGTAATCTGGGACATCAGCCCTGAATATATGCCTGTTCATGGCGGCATCACCCCATCACACTTTTTCTATGGTGACATGGAGCTTAAAAAGGGCGGTGATATAGGCTGGGCCAAAACCGTCGAGTTCATCAATTCCAAGAACAACTTCATGTCCCTGGCAGACGAGTTGGGAGTGCCTGTACCAAAGACAAGCTGTTTCAACAGTGTCGCAGAGATATCGGATGAGGAGCTCAGCACCTTCCCCTTCCCCTGTTATCTCAAAGCCGCCATCTCGGTTTCCGGCGTCGGCATCTATCGATGCGAGGATCGGGATGCCTTATCACTGGCGATGTCAAACTTTGCCGCAGACACTCCTGTGCAACTGCAACAGGAGGTTAAGACAGAGACCTTTCTCAATCTGCAGTATCGGATAACCGATGGAGAATGCAGGAGACTGCTTGCCACGGAACAGATTCTCGAGGGTACGGCCCACCAGGGAAATTTCTATCCCACACCTTACGAACCCTGGGGAATTGTTGAGCCTATGGCCGAATGGATGGCAGAGCGCGGCTTCAAGGATATTCTTGCCTTCGATGTGGCGGTATTGCAACAGGGGCAGAAGAGCGAGTATCTCGCCATCGAGTGCAATCCTCGTTACAACGGCGCATCCTATCCAACCTTGATAGCGATGAAATGCGGTATTGATGAGTGGGAATCTTGTAACTTTTCAACCTGGCATCGCTCTCTCGATAGCTTGGATATTCGTGACCTCGAGTACAATCCGTCAACTGGAGAGGGTGTCATTATTGTCAATTGGGGCACGATCCTGGTCGGCAAGGTCATGTTCATGATCGCAGGTAACCGGACAACACGTCAGCGAATCAAACTAGAGTTGCAGCAACGCCTCTGGTAG
- a CDS encoding glucose-1-phosphate adenylyltransferase, producing MLDKTLTVILAGGQGSRLQPLTLERTKAAVPFGGQYRIIDFSLVNCLHSGLRRILVLTQYKSHSLQKHLRDGWSLFNPELGEYITAVPPQMRRGSGWYDGTADAVYQNLYMLKRSGAERVLILPGDHIYRMDYAPMIAFHMQQNASVTVACMQRPFPEVGLSGVLDMDQNSRVNTYGTLQVQHQVDDDDVATAQVSMGIYLFSIDKLIEALEEDHDLAGSSHDLTQDILPRMVGDGGVYAYQFGGEAGRVSQDRYWRDVATIDSYYDANMELLDPVPSLDLYQPEWPIRTHHGQNPPARTVPGVSGSEGIFINSIVANGVLIVGGSVQHSILFPKTLIGDEAVIHNSILFDAVKVGDGAQLENCIIDKGVVIPPGVRIGFDQESDAARFTVSPKGVVVVPKGYRFRS from the coding sequence ATGCTAGATAAGACATTGACGGTCATCCTTGCGGGTGGTCAGGGTTCACGCCTGCAACCACTGACGCTGGAGCGTACCAAGGCCGCGGTACCCTTCGGCGGTCAATACAGGATTATCGATTTTTCCCTGGTCAACTGTCTCCACTCCGGACTCCGCAGGATTCTGGTACTGACCCAGTACAAATCCCACTCCCTGCAAAAGCATTTGCGAGATGGATGGTCGCTCTTCAATCCGGAACTGGGGGAATACATCACTGCGGTTCCACCGCAAATGCGTAGGGGCAGTGGTTGGTATGATGGTACCGCGGATGCGGTCTACCAGAATCTCTACATGCTCAAGCGCAGTGGGGCTGAGCGGGTACTGATCCTGCCTGGCGACCATATCTACCGCATGGATTATGCTCCCATGATCGCCTTTCACATGCAGCAGAATGCCAGTGTTACGGTTGCATGCATGCAGCGCCCTTTCCCAGAGGTCGGTCTTTCCGGGGTTTTGGATATGGACCAGAACAGTCGAGTCAACACCTATGGGACCCTGCAGGTACAGCATCAGGTTGATGATGACGATGTTGCAACCGCCCAGGTTTCAATGGGGATCTATCTCTTCTCCATCGATAAGTTGATCGAGGCGCTGGAGGAGGATCATGATCTGGCTGGTTCCAGCCATGATCTTACCCAGGACATCCTGCCAAGAATGGTTGGCGATGGGGGCGTCTACGCCTATCAATTCGGTGGCGAGGCAGGACGCGTCAGTCAGGATCGCTATTGGCGTGACGTAGCCACCATTGACAGTTACTACGACGCCAATATGGAGTTACTGGACCCGGTTCCGTCACTGGATCTGTATCAACCTGAATGGCCGATCCGTACCCACCATGGGCAAAATCCGCCAGCCAGGACCGTACCGGGCGTCTCCGGCAGCGAGGGAATCTTTATCAACTCCATCGTCGCCAATGGCGTACTCATCGTCGGTGGCAGCGTGCAACACTCCATTCTGTTTCCTAAGACCCTGATCGGCGATGAAGCGGTGATCCACAACTCAATCCTTTTCGATGCTGTGAAGGTTGGCGATGGAGCGCAGTTGGAGAACTGTATCATCGACAAGGGTGTGGTGATCCCGCCAGGGGTGCGTATCGGATTTGATCAGGAGAGCGATGCTGCCCGCTTTACCGTTTCACCCAAGGGGGTGGTTGTGGTGCCAAAGGGTTATCGCTTCAGAAGCTGA
- a CDS encoding oxidoreductase has protein sequence MTSYKAFRIHRDNAQHSAGIEALELQTPDKGEILIRVQYSSINYKDALAGTGKAQILRRYPLTGGIDACGEVAESGDKRFKPGDTVIVTGYELSTTADGGYAEYLRVPADWAVPLPQGLSASQSMILGTAGFTAALALHRMETNGQRPDMGPILITGATGGVGCIAVNIFDGEGFEVHAVTGKADQQAYLEHLGAQEVLGREQVNSYHHALERGVWGGAVDNVGGKTLSSITRKIRPWGNIAAIGLAGGHDLNTTVMPFILRGVSLLGINSSGCPGEIREELWQRLATDLRPRHLDDILTQTVSMEQLPEIFEQMLAGKIVGRTLVTL, from the coding sequence ATGACTTCTTATAAAGCCTTTCGTATACATCGGGACAATGCCCAGCACTCAGCAGGGATTGAAGCGCTTGAGTTACAGACCCCGGATAAGGGTGAAATCCTGATCCGGGTGCAATACTCCAGCATCAATTACAAAGATGCCCTGGCTGGGACAGGCAAGGCGCAGATCCTCAGACGCTATCCACTCACCGGCGGTATCGATGCCTGTGGAGAAGTTGCCGAGAGCGGTGACAAGCGCTTCAAGCCCGGTGACACGGTGATCGTCACAGGATATGAGCTCTCCACCACCGCTGATGGCGGATATGCCGAATATCTCAGGGTACCGGCAGACTGGGCAGTACCCCTGCCCCAAGGCCTATCAGCCTCCCAGTCGATGATTTTGGGCACTGCCGGTTTCACCGCTGCCTTGGCCCTGCACAGGATGGAAACCAACGGCCAACGCCCAGACATGGGCCCGATACTGATCACCGGCGCCACAGGCGGCGTGGGTTGTATCGCAGTCAACATCTTCGATGGCGAGGGATTTGAGGTGCATGCTGTCACCGGCAAGGCCGATCAACAGGCCTATCTGGAACACCTCGGCGCCCAAGAGGTGTTGGGGCGGGAGCAGGTCAACAGCTATCACCATGCCCTGGAAAGAGGCGTGTGGGGCGGCGCTGTGGACAACGTGGGTGGTAAGACGCTCTCAAGCATCACACGTAAGATCAGACCCTGGGGCAACATCGCAGCCATAGGCCTGGCCGGCGGCCACGATTTGAACACCACGGTGATGCCTTTTATCTTGCGTGGCGTGAGCCTGCTCGGTATCAACTCATCAGGTTGTCCTGGCGAGATCAGGGAGGAGCTCTGGCAGCGCCTGGCCACCGACCTCAGGCCCAGGCATCTGGACGACATCCTGACCCAGACAGTCTCCATGGAACAACTGCCAGAGATCTTTGAACAGATGCTGGCGGGCAAGATCGTGGGGCGCACCCTGGTGACCCTGTAA
- a CDS encoding fumarate hydratase: MTRIRQEDLIHSIADALQFISYYHPVDFLKAMGEAWAKEESPAAKDAMAQILVNSRMCAEGRRPVCQDTGMVVVFLKIGMQVQWDGEMSISDMVNEGVRHGYAHPDNVLRFSMVNDPLGSRKNSGDNTPAIIHMELVPGDKVEVKVAAKGGGSENKSRFKVLNPSGSLVDWVLQEVPKMGAGWCPPGMLGIGVGGSAEKAMLLAKESLMEPIDIHELQARGPENRKEELRLEIYDKVNALGIGAQGLGGLTTVLDVKVSDFPTHAASLPVGMIPNCAATRHVEFTLDGSGPALLTPPAPDDWPDVTWEASPQARRVDLDSISKEEIASWQPGELILLNGKLLTGRDAAHKRIADLYANDQPLPDGIDFHGRFIYYVGPVDPVRDEVVGPAGPTTATRMDKFSEVMLDQAGLFGMVGKAERGPAALAAIKRHKAVYLMAVGGAAYLVSKAIRSSRLLAFEDLGMEAIREFEVVDFPVTVAVDSRGDSVHQMGPAEWRGKIGKIPVVSE, encoded by the coding sequence ATGACCCGCATCCGCCAGGAAGACCTTATCCACAGCATCGCCGATGCCCTGCAGTTCATCTCCTACTATCACCCGGTCGACTTTCTCAAGGCCATGGGTGAAGCCTGGGCCAAAGAGGAGAGTCCCGCCGCCAAGGATGCAATGGCACAGATCCTGGTTAATTCCCGCATGTGCGCCGAGGGGAGGCGTCCCGTCTGCCAGGACACCGGTATGGTGGTGGTGTTTCTCAAGATCGGCATGCAGGTTCAATGGGATGGCGAAATGTCGATCAGCGATATGGTCAATGAAGGTGTGCGGCACGGTTATGCCCATCCCGACAATGTGTTGCGATTTTCCATGGTCAACGATCCACTCGGCAGTCGCAAGAACAGCGGCGACAACACCCCTGCGATTATTCACATGGAACTGGTGCCGGGAGACAAGGTTGAGGTGAAAGTCGCTGCCAAGGGGGGCGGTTCGGAAAACAAATCCCGCTTCAAGGTGCTCAATCCCTCCGGTTCTCTTGTGGACTGGGTGTTGCAGGAGGTGCCCAAAATGGGGGCCGGATGGTGTCCTCCCGGGATGCTTGGCATCGGTGTCGGAGGCTCGGCCGAAAAGGCCATGCTGCTGGCCAAAGAGTCACTCATGGAACCCATCGACATCCATGAATTACAGGCACGGGGTCCGGAGAATCGCAAGGAGGAGCTGCGCCTGGAGATCTATGACAAGGTCAATGCATTGGGTATAGGTGCGCAGGGACTCGGTGGCTTGACCACCGTGCTGGACGTAAAGGTCAGCGACTTTCCCACCCACGCAGCATCGCTGCCGGTGGGCATGATCCCCAACTGCGCCGCCACCCGCCATGTGGAGTTCACCCTGGATGGCAGCGGGCCGGCCCTGCTCACCCCCCCTGCCCCGGACGACTGGCCTGATGTCACCTGGGAGGCCTCTCCGCAGGCCCGCCGGGTCGATCTGGATAGTATCAGCAAGGAGGAGATAGCAAGCTGGCAACCGGGGGAACTCATACTCCTCAATGGCAAGCTATTGACCGGACGGGATGCCGCGCATAAGCGTATTGCCGATCTCTATGCCAACGACCAGCCACTCCCCGACGGCATCGATTTCCATGGCCGCTTCATCTATTACGTGGGACCGGTCGATCCTGTACGCGATGAGGTGGTAGGTCCGGCCGGTCCCACCACTGCCACACGCATGGATAAGTTCAGCGAAGTGATGTTGGATCAGGCGGGTCTATTCGGCATGGTCGGCAAGGCCGAACGGGGGCCCGCAGCCCTGGCAGCGATAAAGCGCCATAAAGCCGTCTACCTGATGGCTGTGGGCGGTGCCGCTTATCTTGTTTCCAAGGCGATTCGCAGCTCCCGTCTGCTGGCATTCGAGGATCTCGGCATGGAGGCGATACGGGAATTCGAAGTGGTCGATTTCCCCGTCACTGTGGCCGTAGACAGCCGCGGTGACTCCGTTCATCAGATGGGTCCTGCCGAATGGCGGGGCAAGATAGGAAAGATACCAGTTGTATCGGAGTAG